The DNA region ATGTTCATAGTGGTCTTTGTGGTGCTCATCAAGCGGGCCACAAAATGAAATGGCTTTTCTTCCGACAAGGAGTTTATTGGCCCACAATTATAAAAGATTGTATCGAATTTTCCAAAGGATGCTAagagttctggagacatgcatGCATTCAACATGTCCCTACAAGTGAATTTAATTTGATTATAAAACCTTGGCCATTCAGAGGTTGGGCTCTAGATTTGGTTGGTGAAATTCGACCAGCATCATCTAAAAGCCAATGATATATCCTAGTTGGCATAAATTATTTTACTAAGGGGATAGAAGAAATACCACTACTCAGTGTCGACCAAGAGGCAGTGATAGATTTTACTCAAAGCGACATTATTCATAAATTTGGAATTCCTGAGACCATAACGACTGATCAGGGGACAATATTTACTGGTAAAAAGATGCAAGAATTTGCTTTTGAAATGGGGATTAAGTTGTTAAATTCTACGTCATAGTATGCTCAAGCAAATGGTCAAGTCGAGGCAGTCAATAAGGGCATAATTGGTCTAATAAAAATGAATGTTTGTAAGAAGCTAAGGAATTGGAATAAGACATTAGACCATGTTTTATGGGCGTCCCGAACATCCCCTAAGGAGGCAACAAATTTCACTATGTTTTGACTAACATATGTACATGACGTTGTCCTTCATGTTGAAATATATTTACAGGCGGCTAGAATTCAAAAACATGATTAAATACCATCCGAACATTATTAGAGCATAATGTTAGATGAGCTAGTCGATTTAGATGAATAAATATTATCTGCTTTAGATGTATTAATAAGGCAAAAAGAGCGAGTGCCTAAGGCCCATAATAAGAAGGTTAAAGCAAAAACCTTCTCGCTAGGTGATAGTGTATGGTAATTCATTTTTCCCATGGATAAAAAAGATAAACCCTTAGGCAAATCACCCAACTAGGAGGGCCCATTTCGTATCCTTAAAGCATTTTTGAATAACACTTACGAAATCGAAGAACTATCACCTGAACGTTGAATCCCGAGAGTAAATGATGAATATTTGAAAAGATATAAACCTATGCTTCAGGAAATTCAAATTTTGACAGAGTAGTAATCAAATGTTTAAAATAAACCAAAATGGTGTTCAAAGGACACAAAAATGGCAGTCATTACAACAAAAAATTGCAACCCAATAAGTTAAAATTCAGAACATGCCTAAATAGGAAATCTAGATTTAAAATCTTCGAGTTTGGGCTTGGAAAATGCAAGTCTAGTCGGTCACTAGCTTCTTCTAAGATATCAACCTCATTCCCAATCGAATAACAACTTCACCGTGTTCGATGCCTCTGGTAGCTTCTTGATCAATAATATCTCTAGTGGGCAATGATTTTCCCACTCAAGCTCAACTTTTTTGTTTTTCTAGGTTTTCAATCTCTTTGCTTAATTTAGAAATTCGAGCATGACGACTTGAAATTTGATCATCGAAGGAAGCTTTTTTGTCCAGATATTCTTGAAGTTGAGTCTCGAGCCTATCGACCTCTTTTTTAGAAGCTTCACTCAGATCTCACACCATATTCATTTCTCCTCTTTTCTGTTAGAGTTAGGTGTTATAGGTTGTTTTAAGGTATATGTCTCGGCAGACTTGATCGAAGTAAGCTTCGAAATCAAACAAAAATTGAACCATGAAGTATGGGATCCTTTGCTTGTTGAGTTCAACCAACAACTTCTGAATGTCGGTACCAAGTTGAGCTTCTTCTTCGATAGCATTGAGGAGGTCGATTTCAAAGATGTTGACTTTTAGTTGTTGGATCAGGAGATCCACATAACATTCACTTACATCATTCAATGAAGCATTTAAAGCATTTGAAGATCTTATGCCAGTCAAAAGTCTGCGTAGCTTTTGAAGCCTCCTGAAGGCCTCTGCAACATTTTTCATTTTGATGGCCAATATTTCTTCTTCACCGAGGGAAGTATTAAAGGAAGATTCATGAAGGATGGTTTGAGTCGGATTCCATTTGACAATATTAGACTGACTACCCCACCAGGTGAAATATTTTTGACACCAGGTTTGACTTGCTCTTCATCCACTTTCTTAAAATACTTTGTAGTATGTGGATTTTTGACACCGATTTGACTTCCATTTATAAAGTTAACTTTTTTCCTTTAACTTTTCCTTTTTACCGAGTCATTTTACTGCATTATTTTTCATTCAATGTTATTGAATCATTATCAAAATCTCTAAAAACATACATTTTTGCACAAATCTGTCCCAGAATATTTTCGAGTTTAATGTCTTAAGTAAAATCAAACTTGTCTTTGTTTACTAAAATTTTGACACCAGGTTTCACTTGCTCTTCATCCACTTTCTTGAAACACTTTGTAGTATGTGGATTTTTGACACCAGGTTTGACTTCCATTTATAAAGTTAACTTTTTTCCTTTAACTTTTCCTTTTTATCCAGTCATTTTACTGCATTATTTTTTATTCAATGTTATTGAATCATTATCAAAATCTATCAAAACATACATTTTTGCACAAATTTGTCCCAGGATATTTTCGAGTTTAATGTCTTAAGTAAAATCAAACTTGTCTTTGTTTACTAAATTTCACggtaaataaaaatataattgTTCTCGACATTTTctttataaaatttaaaaaaatgtaattttagttaataatttaattataatatttGGTATTGTATCCACTTTTATACACTAATGAAACATGTGTAAGTAATATTAAAGACGGTAGTTTAGACTTTAATCATTTTTTTTCTAAAGTTTTATATGAGATTTTGACAACTTTATATGatattttttaaataatcaatttttaaaaattatatatttaaataataacattttcaatttatttacCAAACTAACCATGTTTTTTCATGAAAAATATGGGAGAATGTGCCACTTcaattggcgcatgcatgtaaAATATAAGAGTATGCGTCACTGCAATTGCCGCATGCATGTAAAATATGGGAgcatgtgtaacaccccaattaaaataagctaattatttaatttaaattaatattttatttattgatttaattgaataattggaagtttggattaatattattatttgtggaataataattattgggattattattattggattattattttataattggaataaaagtggaaatcagtaaaaaggtcccatttggtaaaaaggtttattgtttttcacgtgaaaaaggaaaaagaggcagaacgtggaaaagggcaaaaagccagagaacgaaggttgaaggaaggagaagcttggagctcggaagccgccggattaactcaggtaaggggggtttatcgttgattaacgggtattatatgataatatgtcatgggtagtgatagacctttaatttacctttgaattggatgagtatggtgaatttgtgaaaatgattgATGAATGGAATTGGATGATAAATCGAAGCAAACCCGTAGAAATTAGAGGGAATAGTGTTAGGATTTTGTGAGATTGAACAGGATATGAAGTGTATAAGACGATAGGAGTGATTTTGTGTAAGAATTGAATCGTGGAAGGttagatcgaatagaactcgtagctgataagccattgcagatctgagaatgctggtttctggtcatacgcgtatggcactaggcaatacgcgtatgagatggctggtacgcgtatggcgctaggcaatacgcgtatggatgaggaagatgatgtttttaacgtaaaatggtctctgttggtacgcgtatgagaagttgttacgcgtagcgtacgcgtatgggataggtggtacgcgtatgagttgggcgaggaaatgcgcaatacgcgtatgagagtgggcattacgcgtatgggtttggccaggtttgggcaatacgcgtatggcagaggcaatacgcgtatgggcagaattgtgttTTTGCTGTGCTACTGTcgtgcagtttttggttgtttaggctgagtgatgcgacttagctgagatatgaggtgatagggatcatttcccgttgttttgagtggcataggtattagtagagtgtgctaatactgtgtttgcttttgtggcatgacatgatatgcttttgtgattaattatgttgatgatgtgtgatggtatacatgatgatgtgaatgtatacatttgtgaatagactgtattatgacttagagtgtgagcatgtgtctattcttgatttttgctgatgttgcattgctaggtgattagcatgcatattgtggccttcgggtggtagctaattcccatggtgaggaattagtgagtttagtcatttttggactgttgttgattgtttgcatgctaggtgattagcgtgcatttcatggcccatttggggtggtagctaattcccatggtgaggaattagtgagtgagtcactatgtctcaaatgagtgggactagtgagcttggtagccgtgcctggatttggacggtgaggttgaactatatgttcacaaatagtcggtaccgcatgcatagagtctcattgcataatgaatgtatggcatatgatatgaatggatgtattccagtatcatatgtgtgttgtgtgttgtgttgttaatgattgaatatgatggagaattgtactgttgattatgatgtttgaatggatattactgttgctgaatgcgtagtctaattagggtgaattaatgtgttaattacttggcattacatgttgttctataatgcttattatattgattgaggaactcacccttacgcctatttttcaggtaacgagaaatgagttgagtagaagctaatgcttggagtctagagtagtttcttatgggtcatgctctgatagatgtaacatcgggagggaatgttttaattaatttgatattggttgttggatgatttacatgtatagtgttacatgttttacattgatgttgaatttgattccgctgcgaattatgcaaaagaccttattttgatttaaataaatgagcatgacaggatatttgatgaatgtagtgaaatgattgtgtgacacccttcggggcataattactctgatgaatatatgtgtattttaattataataattggggtatttagaagggtgttacagcatGCGTCACTCCAATTGACGCATGCATGTAAAATGTAAGAGCATGTGTCACTGCAATTGACACATGCATGTAAAATGTAGGAACATGTGCCACTGTAATTGGTGCAGACATGTAAAATGTAGGAGCACATGTCACTGCAATTGACGCATGCATGTAAAAAAATAAAGAAGTAACAACATGCAAAGACAAAGCTAAGTGTATGAGAGTGGGGTATGTGCCCCCGtaatatttttaattatcattatatatatatatatatatatatatatatatattttttaaaattaaaatatagttaAATTGGTTGTGCTTAATTTCAAAAAGAAATTTAGTaaaacttttaaaaataatttttattttatatatttttattttaacatTAAGATATCATCACTAAATATCACAAATAATTATTGATACtatattaattatttatataTAGAGATAAATATATAATTCTGTTAATAATAAAATTGAGAAAAATTACACAAATAAAAAATTAAGAAAATTATTAAATACTTAAAAAAAAATAtcataaaagataaaaaaataatgtataatttttcttttaaaaaataaCTTGTATATATTACACTACTaatttataaattaatatatCGTCCCCACAATTTAAAATCTTTGACTCCGTCCCTGACAACATGCGCCATTACATGTGGCGAATTAGCATGCATACGCCACTTCCAGTGGCGTTTGAGTACAATTTGATCAATACATTTAAAAAGTGATTATGTTGATAAATACTTTGAAATTATGGTTATTTTCGCATTATTCTtgaaaaaataattatttaaaacaAAAATTCACTTTACATTGAATATACATTTGtctttttttttattacaaatattcatttatattttatatttgatATAAATATCTAAAATAAAAAAAGGGAATAAATACACCTTAAAGTTTGATATTCTTTTTAATATTTGAGGTCAAAATTAgataatataaatataatataaatgcaataaaaatatatttttttgaacaactttataataaatataatttatttattttttatatttgaGATAAAAATCTCTAAAATTTTTTTAGGGAATAAATACACAttaaaatttgatattttttcCAGTACTTTAGGTCAATATTCACCACAAAAAGATATTCAGTAGTAATATTTTTCTGTTTTTGTATTATAGAGATCGACTTAAATACAAATCtatattataattaataaaatataaaataaagatttatatttacaaaaaataaaataaattcatTTTATCTTTTATATTTGATACAAATATCTCAAAATAATATAGACTTTAAATTTTCATATTCTTTTTAATATTTGAGGTAAAAATTAGacaatataaatataatataagtgctataaatattttttattttgatcaaCTTTATATTGAATATAcatttatttatttcttatatttGAGATAAAGATCTCTAAAAAAATTATAGGGAATCAATACACATTAAAAATTGACATTCTTTTTAGTATTTTAGGTCAAAATTGACCACAAAAAGATATTCGGTCAAAATACAAATCTATATTAcaattaataaaatataaaataaaaaagacttatatttacaaaaataaaaaatattttatgaAAACTAAAATAAAAATGATATATTTACAATAATTAAGTACATACTTAAATCTATTTTATATAtttgttttaaataaaatataaaaaaagaaaatataaaaaaagaGTAAACTTTATTATGCATTTTTTTACCTCTAAAGATGAATAAGTAAAATGTAAAAGATTTAAATTTAATCACctaattatttaaattttttattacAATAATAATACATTAGATTCATTGTACcaaaaataaatagaaaataatACATTAGACACGACTTATAAATATACATAATAATTTCTATCCAAATTAATAAGATTAGGGTAATGCTAATTTGTGTCCTTAGACACAAGTTAAGAActaaatataaaaataatattttaaaaattgtatacttattttaataaaaataaaataaatttcGCATTATTTTTTTCAATGGAAATTTTTATTAACTTATGCCCTTAAGACACAAGTTAGTATTACCCTAAGATTAATATACTAATACTATTTATTGACCAACTcttatttaaaatttaaaataatacAAAAGAGTTCGATGTTAAATATGTAAATTTGACTATGTGTGTTTTTAATTTGATAAATtttaatatattaaataaaagaaaaagaaaaaaaccTAAAGTGAGGGATCATAACACAATTTTTGAATATTAGATACGTTTTTAAATCCCACTATTAAAATTCTTATTTGATTTaataatattataatattatATTTGTTTTATTCATTTAACATAAATTTTTTATACAACTTAATTAAATAGATAATTCGATTTCATGGTAAAATCTTGTGCGTTTATTGAAAAGGTGATTATGAAACATTTTTATCTCTTTTAACAGATTTTTTTTTAAGAATCTCACTTAATAAATTATACTAAAATAATTGAGTTTTGGTGAAATATAGTGATATAAAATTTTTGGTGACACTCTTGAATAAATTTTCTTTAAGATTGAAAATATAAAATAAGTGATATGTAAATATGAGTCATACTTAGTGATGCAAATTAAGGAGCTCTACTATAAATTATGTAAAAAAAATTGTCAGCATTCTCTAAAGCACATAGACAATTTATCCTACAACTactattaaatttttttttaattatatggtaaaaaattaattggtgaatgaatatatatttatgtttattttatttgtacATATATTTAGTTGGTCAATACATAAACTTCAATTACGAATTATCTATTTAAATAgtaataatatatatatatatttttatcCTATTTTTAATGTTTTGTTGCGTTGATATGACATTTGCATATAATATATAAGATACTATAAAAATTTATTTCTATTTAAGGCATGCTTTTTAAATATTACTATTAAAACTCTTATTTAACTTAAcaatattataataatatatttatttcTTCCACTCTTATTTGAAAGTTAAAATCAATATAAATTCTTTTTATCAAATAGTCTAATGACCCGTCACTTTTTTAAGGTAATTATTTCCTTCTAATTTTATCCTCCACTTGAACTCTTTAATTTACCATTCTATACTTATTTATTAAATTCAATAACTGAATTTATTCATAACTTCTAAATTCAATCAAATAAATTTTAATATATTCTTAAATAAAAACTAGCTATATctatatataaaaattaaaaatacCAATATTTACGTAAATTTCTTCCTTTCAATTTTTCTCTtcatttaaattattttattcaCAATTTTGTCACTCTTTATATAATTAAATAGTTAAATCTGATGGAACGATTTaaacttttatatatatatatatatatatatatatatatatatatatatatatatatatatatatatatatatatatatatatatatataccaaattgtatataaattattttttcaagaattaaaatatatattaaaaacaaaataaaatatatttgTAAGGATTAAAATCAAGAAAAATTTACATAAGTTTAAGTTCATAACGAGTATATTTATTGGGAACATATAGAAATATTATGTTTGTTGGCTATTAACCTAATGACCAACATTTAAATTATTCTTACAACAAAACTAATAGATTATAACATGGATGACTTAAATTTATAGATAAATTAAATAATGTAGTTTATTAATTTCCATTTAATTTGTATGCATTGATTTAACTGTAATAGATTTTATATACCCTCACTCATTACATTTATTAGAGGTAACTAAGTAAAAGTATGATTATTCTAAAATTTTAAGATTATTAATAATAAACTATAAATATAATGCGAACGCATATGAAttaaacattttttattttgatcaACTTTACATTGAATATATTCTTGTATTTTTTATATTTGAAATTTTAAACACCTATTCTTTTATATGTGAGATAAAGTTCTCCAAAAAGATTTTTAGACAATAAATACATTTTAAAATTTGATATTCTTTTTAATATTTGAGGtcaaaattattattattaatattattatatataataatataataataataataaataaaaaagtaCAATATCACCCATTTTTTATTATAGAGATCAATTTAAATATAAATCTATAttataattaatataattaataaaataaaaaacaaaaataattatattactagaaaaaataatattttataaaaactaaaataaaaagGATGCACTTGGAATGATTAAAAAGatatctaaatctattttacatatttgttttaaagaaaatataaaaaaaagagTATACTTAGACCAGAAGTAGAGTAGTGTGTAAGGATTATAACAGTAAAATATTTGTAATGACAAGGACATAATTGTCATTTTCAAGGACCCACTACATCTTTATAACTTGCACAATTCTCTGCTTGTGTGTGCTTTTTTCTCTCCAACTTTCCACTCGTCATTTTCTCTCTCTAAGACTCGTCTTCTCTATTTCTAGTGAGAGAAAGCTTAAACCTTTTTTCAACTTCACTCTCCTTCATCCTCTTCAACCGTAACTTAAATATTCAAACTATCTTCCATTTTTCTTCTATTTTTCTTCAGGTATAACTAATCAGTCAACGATTTTTCTCTACTTTCGTTTTCTAGGGTTTTCTTTTCTGCTTGCTATTTTTTTCACTGTGTTGCTATGCTATGCGATTGTTGTTTTGCTTTATTTTTTTTGAACTGTTTTTGTTTTCTGTTTTTTTGGTCTAGTAGATCTAATACTTATTGTGTGCTTCTGGTGTCTCAGTTTGTGATTCTGACTCTGATCTGTATTTTTTCTTGTTTTGAAGGTTTTTCTATGTTTATTTTGTGTATTTTTGTTGCTGAAGTACTTATTTCTGTATCCTCTATGTGTTTCTGATGCTAGAGTGTTTTTACTTTATTTGTTAATTTTTTAGGGTTTGATTTGGGGGGATTTTCTTATGGTTTTGTTAGGTTTCTGTTGCAATGTGTCTGAAGATTCTCGTGGCAAAATGCTTTTTGATTTTCATCGTTTATTTACTTTTTTGTTAGATTTTTTATTGTAGTTTTTTTCAGTGTTTTTTTTCCTCTTCTGTTAGTGTAAAAGTTGATATGCATAATTTGTTGATGTGTTTTTTTGAACTTCCATAGtgtatttttttttcaaaatgttTATCGTGTGTTAGTTACTATAGTTCATTGTTTATTGAAAGTTGTAGCTTGAGTGGTAGAATCATGGATATCTTTTGTTTTACTTAGTTAGTTATTTTTATTAGTGTTGTTTATTTTTCTGTTTGTTTTGAAGAATTATAATAATAGTAAACTTTGCTGTTTGTTTGATTAGTGTTTGCTTAGTGTTTTATTTTGGTTTCGTTTGGATGTTGTTATAAGTAAATAAATGGTTGTAACttttatttttggttttgttttctTGGTGTGTAGCCTTCATTATGGTTAGGAAGAGGAGAACTGAGGGACCTGGTGGTGAAAGCTCCGATGGTCAACACCCTGCTGAGAGGAGTGTGCCGCCTCAACAACAGGCTGCTGTATCTGGAGGTGCAGGTCCCCAGGGAGGGGGAGGACCCCAAGGAGGGCGAGGCTGGGCTCCCCAGGGTGGACGTGGGGGTTATGGAGGTGGACGCGGTGGTCGTGGGATGCCCCAACAGCAATATGGTGGTGCACCCCCTGAGTATCAAGGAAGAGGTAGGGGAGGACATCATCAGCCCCAACAGCAATATGGTGCTCCCTCTGATTATCAAGGAAGGGGTAGGGGAGGACCTCCCCAGCATCAACAGCAGTATGGTGGTCCACCTGAGTATCAAGGCAGAGGCAGGGGAGGGCCTTCTCAGCAAGGAGGTCGTGGATATGGCGGTGGCCGAGGTGGATATGGTGGCGGTGTGGGCCCTGGTGGTGGCCATGACACAGTTCCTTCTTATGGAGGCCCACCTAGGCCACCAGCACCCGAGCTGCACCAAGCTACCTCAGTTCCTTCCGTGCCATATCCAGTTGCGGTGTCTCCTCCACCTGCACCAAGTGAGGCAAGTTCATCTTCTCATCCACCAGAAGTGTCTGAAGTGGAACAGGATCTGGGACAGATGACAATTCATTCTGAAGAGACTCCCGCGCCTCCTCCTGCTAGTAAATCATCACTGAGGTTTCCCCTTCGACCTGGAAAAGGGAGCTATGGCAAGAAATGTGTTGTTAAGGCAAACCACTTCTTTGCTGAGTTGCCAAAGAAAGACCTGCATCAGTATGATGTATGTTCCACTTTTAACTAGTTTAGTATTTTCTTATCTGTTCTTTTAATTTAATGCTACTTGCTTGTATTGTTGCTCTTGGTTGCTTAGGTGACAATTACTCCAGAAGTGACTTCTAGAGGTGTGAACCGTGCTGTTATGGAGCAGCTTGTGAGACTGTATCGTGATTCTCACCTGGGAAAGAGACTTCCGGCTTATGATGGCCGTAAGAGCCTCTATACTGCAGGGCCACTTCCTTTTATTACGAAGGACTTTAGAATCACCCTGGTTGATGAAGATGATGGGTCAGGAGGGCAGAGGTTTGCTTCATGTGTATTATAACCTTTTTTTTTCTTGTTTAAATTGTgtttatttcttttcttttaattttatttgGTTAAATGTTTTTAATACAGGAGGGACAGGGAGTTTAAAGTTGTTATTAAACTTGCTGCACGTGCTGACCTTCACCACCTGGGACTCTTTTTGGAGGGGAGGCAGACTGATGCACCTCAGGAAGCTCTGCAGGTTCTTGACATTGTTCTCCGGGAGCTTCCTACTACCAGGTTCTTGATTTGACATTCTTATTTTTCTTTTGAATGCATTTTTTCACTGTCTTTGTAAGCCAATGCTAATTACACTCCTAATGGTGTAGGTATTGTCCAGTGGGAAGATCATTTTATTCACCTGATCTAGGTAGAAGGCAGCCTTTGGGTGAGGGGTTGGAAAGTTGGCGGGGATTTTATCAAAGTATTCGTCCTACTCAAATGGGACTGTCTCTGAACATTGGTGAGTAAAGTCATCGGTGTAGCTTATATACCCTGTTCTTCTTTCTGTTGATTCCCTATTCTATAGTTTGCTTCATAATTTTTGCCATTTAATAAATATGCTGATTTATCATTAATTTTTTATAATGCAGATATGTCTTCAACTGCATTTATTGAGCCACTGCCTGTGATAGATTTCGTTACCCAGTTGTTGAATAGGGATGTCTCATCCAGGCCTCTGTCTGATGCTGACCGAGTTAAGGTTAGATTTGTTAATGCCctttatatttaattttttatcTATTATTATTTTACAACTCTACATAACTCTTCATGTCAGTAAACATATGATTGAATTGCTAACATAACTGCTGTGATTCAAAGTATGCAAGCTCCTTTGATTTTGTTGTTACTGTATCCCAAGCTTACATGCAGTTGACAATGCAAAAATCATTCAATTATATTAGTTTGGCCTATCTATGAGATGTTTTACTCCACAGCATTGCTCTCTAGGAGAAAATGAGAATCATTTCCGCAACAATGCTATCTAGAAAAAAATGTTCCGCAGTCTTGCTTACTAGAAAAAAATGAGAAGATTATTGTCAAGTCCCAAATTGAATACTTCTCTTTATTTCTAATGACAGATAAAAAAAGCGCTCCGTGGAATCAAAGTTGAAGTAACACATCGTGGCAACATGAGGAGAAAATATCGTATTTCCGGTTTGACTTCACAAGCTACTAGAGAGCTGACGTGAGTTGTAGTGATGTTCATTTTTCACACGCAATATATAAATTCCTTTGctgaattttattttaaaattttctaTTATTGTAGTTTCCCTGTGGATGAGAGGGGGACTATGAAGTCTGTTGTTGAGTATTTCTTTGAGACCTATGGTTTCGTCATTCAACATACTCAGTGGCCTTGTTTGCAAGTGGGCAATACTCAGAGACCAAACTACCTTCCAATGGAGGTAAATGCATAGATTATGTCTTATTCTCTATTGCATTGTCATGCCTGCCTATGTGCTGCTTATGGTAGTAGTATGTGTGTGATGTAGGTCTGCAAGATTGTCGAGGGGCAAAGGTACTCTAAACGATTGAATGAGCGACAAATTACCGCCCTGCTCAAAGTCACATGCCAACGTCCACTAGATAGGGAACGTGACATCATGCAGGTCAGTAGAATGTTACTCCCATGTCATCCTTGGTGTATTTATCTGTTGATATTTTTAATCAATAATTTAATTTGTATATAACTTGAtggtttttgttattatttttcattttatacGTATATCTTGTATGTTATTTACTTGCTGGTTCTTTAATGCTTGTTGGTATGTTCAATGTAGTTTTGGCTTAACTGCAGTCCGTTCCTGTTTTGAGATGAATGTTTAGTGTTGTTATTTTGTAATTAATGCATCATGTGGTTGTTTTCTTCAGACTGTACATCATAATGCCTATCATGAGGATCCTTATGCTAAAGAATTTGGAATCAAAATCAGTGAAAAACTTGCTCAAGTCGAA from Lathyrus oleraceus cultivar Zhongwan6 chromosome 1, CAAS_Psat_ZW6_1.0, whole genome shotgun sequence includes:
- the LOC127133071 gene encoding protein argonaute 1 isoform X2, whose protein sequence is MVRKRRTEGPGGESSDGQHPAERSVPPQQQAAVSGGAGPQGGGGPQGGRGWAPQGGRGGYGGGRGGRGMPQQQYGGAPPEYQGRGRGGHHQPQQQYGAPSDYQGRGRGGPPQHQQQYGGPPEYQGRGRGGPSQQGGRGYGGGRGGYGGGVGPGGGHDTVPSYGGPPRPPAPELHQATSVPSVPYPVAVSPPPAPSEASSSSHPPEVSEVEQDLGQMTIHSEETPAPPPASKSSLRFPLRPGKGSYGKKCVVKANHFFAELPKKDLHQYDVTITPEVTSRGVNRAVMEQLVRLYRDSHLGKRLPAYDGRKSLYTAGPLPFITKDFRITLVDEDDGSGGQRRDREFKVVIKLAARADLHHLGLFLEGRQTDAPQEALQVLDIVLRELPTTRYCPVGRSFYSPDLGRRQPLGEGLESWRGFYQSIRPTQMGLSLNIDMSSTAFIEPLPVIDFVTQLLNRDVSSRPLSDADRVKIKKALRGIKVEVTHRGNMRRKYRISGLTSQATRELTFPVDERGTMKSVVEYFFETYGFVIQHTQWPCLQVGNTQRPNYLPMEVCKIVEGQRYSKRLNERQITALLKVTCQRPLDRERDIMQTVHHNAYHEDPYAKEFGIKISEKLAQVEARILPAPWLKYHDTGREKDCLPQVGQWNMMNKKMVNGGTVNNWFCVNFSRNVQDSVARGFCDELAHMCYVSGMAFNPEPVVPPVSARPDQVEKVLKTRHHDAKTKLQGKDLDLLIVILPDNNGSLYGDLKRICETDLGVVSQCCLTKHVFKMSKQYLANVSLKINVKVGGRNTVLVDALSRRIPLVSDRPTIIFGADVTHPHPGEDSSPSIAAVVASQDWPEITKYAGLVCAQAHRQELIQDLFKQWQDPVRGTLTGGMIKELLISFRRATGQKPQRIIFYRDGVSEGQFYQVLLFELDAIRKACASLEPNYQPPVTFVVVQKRHHTRLFASNHHDKSSVDRSGNILPGTVVDSKICHPTEFDFYLCSHAGIQGTSRPAHYHVLWDENNFTADALQSLTNNLCYTYARCTRSVSIVPPAYYAHLAAFRARFYMEPETSDSGSMTSGAVPRGGMAAAAGRSSRAPGANAAVRPLPALKENVKRVMFYC
- the LOC127133071 gene encoding protein argonaute 1 isoform X1; amino-acid sequence: MVRKRRTEGPGGESSDGQHPAERSVPPQQQAAVSGGAGPQGGGGPQGGRGWAPQGGRGGYGGGRGGRGMPQQQYGGAPPEYQGRGRGGHHQPQQQYGAPSDYQGRGRGGPPQHQQQYGGPPEYQGRGRGGPSQQGGRGYGGGRGGYGGGVGPGGGHDTVPSYGGPPRPPAPELHQATSVPSVPYPVAVSPPPAPSEASSSSHPPEVSEVEQDLGQMTIHSEETPAPPPASKSSLRFPLRPGKGSYGKKCVVKANHFFAELPKKDLHQYDVTITPEVTSRGVNRAVMEQLVRLYRDSHLGKRLPAYDGRKSLYTAGPLPFITKDFRITLVDEDDGSGGQRRDREFKVVIKLAARADLHHLGLFLEGRQTDAPQEALQVLDIVLRELPTTRYCPVGRSFYSPDLGRRQPLGEGLESWRGFYQSIRPTQMGLSLNIDMSSTAFIEPLPVIDFVTQLLNRDVSSRPLSDADRVKIKKALRGIKVEVTHRGNMRRKYRISGLTSQATRELTFPVDERGTMKSVVEYFFETYGFVIQHTQWPCLQVGNTQRPNYLPMEVCKIVEGQRYSKRLNERQITALLKVTCQRPLDRERDIMQTVHHNAYHEDPYAKEFGIKISEKLAQVEARILPAPWLKYHDTGREKDCLPQVGQWNMMNKKMVNGGTVNNWFCVNFSRNVQDSVARGFCDELAHMCYVSGMAFNPEPVVPPVSARPDQVEKVLKTRHHDAKTKLQGKDLDLLIVILPDNNGSLYGDLKRICETDLGVVSQCCLTKHVFKMSKQYLANVSLKINVKVGGRNTVLVDALSRRIPLVSDRPTIIFGADVTHPHPGEDSSPSIAAVVASQDWPEITKYAGLVCAQAHRQELIQDLFKQWQDPVRGTLTGGMIKELLISFRRATGQKPQRIIFYRDGVSEGQFYQVLLFELDAIRKACASLEPNYQPPVTFVVVQKRHHTRLFASNHHDKSSVDRSGNILPGTVVDSKICHPTEFDFYLCSHAGIQVNFCYRWCKNLKLDYYCALMFKRFLQGTSRPAHYHVLWDENNFTADALQSLTNNLCYTYARCTRSVSIVPPAYYAHLAAFRARFYMEPETSDSGSMTSGAVPRGGMAAAAGRSSRAPGANAAVRPLPALKENVKRVMFYC